Part of the Mangifera indica cultivar Alphonso chromosome 4, CATAS_Mindica_2.1, whole genome shotgun sequence genome, AGTGTGCAAATGTAAAGCCATATAAAGTCAAACTGCTTCCCAATATCTAACACacctaaaagaaaaagacagaaaaacattaaagaaaagACAAAGGAAAATATATCTTACCATAGGTATTCCCAGCTCCTTGAGGTCATTTTCCCCCATCTGCTTCAGTGCAGTTATATCCACCTGCATTATatatcaaatgaatcaaataaaagaaaaccagatgagatttttttttttttcatttattaaaataaatgaaattttaagagaaaacaaGAATTCATTTTGTTTACTAGCTGACTCCAACATTGAGTAGGAACTACTCCTGATTTCAAATATTCAGTATCAAGCTTCCATAAATTTGTGTATTCAGCAGTGTAAAACAGCTATAGAACCATACTAATCCTAAATTCCTTAACTTGTTTCCAAtaataagaaagaaataaattacTTACTGTAGATTTTTTGAGATTGTACTAAACTTGGCACATATGATAAAACTAATAATGATGCAAGCaagatttataaaaataaaactgttcTGGTAAATGTTCCTTTGAAGCATACTTTTGTTCTTTGTATCCAAAAATCATTTCCTTTCATTAGTCTTTACCAAGATCTTTGCAAGGGACTACAACTGGCCACAAAACCTTAATTGTCAAGAAACTTATGAGATGTCAAGCAGCCACAAGTTCAACTCCAAAACTTCTTGGTTAAAGCCAAAGACCTCAATAGCTCATCAAAGCACATAATCAAAGGAAAGAATAAAATGACTTACTTCCTCAGCCTTAAAATGGATGGCATATTTTCCCAATCCCAGTGAATGTAACAAACCATCAACTGTTTGTTGTTCTTCACCCtacattataaataacaaaagaaagagCTCAGAAGATGTAAGAAACAGTTAtcatttaaaagtatatatataaaagaagaaaactacAGGAAGGAATCCTCAAGAGCCATGTTTTAATTAGCAGCCTTAGAAAAATTGACGCTATGAGCTGTTTTTATGGAAGGGTAATGGGAAGAATCTGTAGAACAGATTCAGTGAACAGGGATGAGGAGCAAACATATTGTTAGAGGACAAAGAACAGGAATTATATGAGACatggaattaaaaatttcaacttgTAACTCAGGCAAGTATTGCAAGCAAGtaacaattcaaaattttaagttctAACTATGTAGCTCAGATATAACATTGCATCCCCAAAAAGGCAATTTCTAACACAAGATATAAATTCGCAACTAGATACCAATTAATTTAGTAGGAAGTAGAAATTAGAGCCACAACAGCAGTCTCAACAAATGGTAAAGCCACAGTATACTGTGAAATCTAATAAATCTGACTTGCTGACACAACATAGCCTTCCTAGTGCATATAACATCAAATCCTATGGTCTCAAGAGTACTTGTTTTTCACATTATCAATTGAGCCCTCCAAGTCACACAGTATACACATCTGTATAGCAATACACTTAGATGATTTATGAAATCAACAGGATTGCAGGCTCAAATTTTAAAGCAACCTTCATTTCTTATGGCAAAATTACAGAAGAGACCACTAATTCAGCCACATTTGAAAAGAAAGTCAATCCTTGAGCTTCTTAATTAGCCCCTCAagtcctttctctttctttgaaaGTAGGACGCTGTAAATTAAGGCTCTTTAAGCAACATCCTATacctttttctttcattgtcCATGTAAACATGCTACCTTGATAAAACTAGGCCCATGAATATCACTTCACACTGTATAAAATACATCAGTTATGAAACAATGTATCTAGAACTTGTAATGATAATTTTCTCCAACAACACGGGCTTGATTTTTCTCATTGGGAACTGAAAAAGCAAACTTctccaaaaaacaaaaaagcctTGAACTAATAGCATAAGTGTAAAAAAAATTCCCACCAAAAGAAGTCAACTACAGTACAAAATCACCCTTATGAAGCAAATTAAGATAACTAATACACAAGAATCTGACTGATCATACATAGGTGGCAGGTGGCGACATATATCAGAGTTTCATGTAGTAGTGTACCAATGTAAATCATCCTTTCCGTTTCTGAGAGTTTTATACAGTTTCATAAGCATATATATAGATATCATTGCATAAAATTGCCGCAATATTAGTGTGTGTCAGCAAGTAGTGGCCAAGAAGCTCGTACCATGTATGAACTTTTCGGCATGACCCCAACAGACATGGACGGTTGGCCCAGAAGCTGTGGGGCCGGTGGTGCAGGCTTTGTAGATCCAGAAGGCAATGCAGGTTTGGTGATGTAAGGTGAAGAACTAACAGGCCTTGGAGCATTATGAACATCCTTGCTCATATATGGAACTGTTCTCACATCATCATATGTCCTGCTTAATGGCCTATTTGGTAGACGCTCCACATTCCTTGTGGGGGATGGACCCCTAGAAGAACCAAAAACTCTCTCTGGTGATCTTCGTCTTATATGATCCAAAGTCCAAGCAGAATAAGAGTTTCTGGATGAGCTCATCGGGGGCAAATCATCTGCACTTCCTGTAAGAGGAATTCTCCCCAGGATACTGGATTCTTTTGACTCAGGCATGCACTGAAGTGTATCAAGTTTACTAAGTGGGGGCCACCCAGTCCTAGAAAGCTTTTCACGGAGGTCCATGAACTTTCGATCATAATGACTCTGAGCTTGTCTAACTAAATTTTTTTGCATAAGTTTGAATCGGAGGTCATTTTTTCTGATAGAAACATCTTTTGTTGTCCGAGGCAACAAAGTGAGTAATCAGAAAACAAGTTTAAAAGcttttaaaaagaaatcatatcACAGTGACATAAAGAAAACTACTTACCATCAACACCGTTATTAGCCAAATTTGTAATGCAACTATCCCCTTTTTGTCTGCAAGGATTGGAAGTATAATCATCACTCATGGAAGTAAAaatcattgacaaaataattggAGAAAGTGGTAATGCATGTAGAATGCACACACTAAACAAAACTTACAATACAGCGTTAACCTTGATGCAATTTAGAAACTTGAATACTTACTACAATGCATCAACAAATAGAAAACCTAAAAAGATGAATCTGAAGGTGAATACATAGATATAAAAGAAGAACGATGAACACACCTTTTGTGGTTGACTTGGGAACTATCTGAATTACTTCCTAGTCTATCCCTTATGGAACGCTTACTTCCAGCAGCCGGCAGCGAATCAGGAAAACCAACATCTGACACTAGTCCCGACCTCTTCACCACCTGCAAAGTTATAGTTTAGCAATTCTATTTTTAATGCTAAAAAAACCAAGCcatctaatatattttcaaaacagAGAAAGGAAAAAGGTCACAACAAAATTTCACtccatatattatataaatttgctTATCCCGAACAATGTATTTGAAACTAAAACCataataaaagagtaaaagCCCATTAATCACTTATACATAGAGTTGGCTCGAGCTCAGATGACTACACGTTTGGCAATAAACACATTCAACCTACAAATTCCTGTTCCACATTTTCTTGGCAACCAAgcagataataaataattagttacaattacataaaaataaaaacctctTACATCCCATCAAACAGTTCAAAAGCAATAACATGAAGAGAAAATCAAGAAAGTAAATTCAAAACCAAAGCACTAAGACTGAAAGTTgctacaaacaaaaataaaaaataagaagataCCTGGCCACCACGTCCAAGAGTAATAGTGACACGCGCTCTCGAAGCTTCTGCCATAATCAAATCTACAAACCCTAGCTGAATTAACCAACTAATCGACTCAACATACCGCAGAGACAATTGATACGTGAAGCATAGCCATTTCCGAATCAGCTTCAACAAATTAAGAACCTTGAGCTCATGACACAACCAgaaaattaatacaatcaaaatgACTCTTACGGTTGTGATTGATAACTCTGTGTACAAGGtgaaaaacttaacaaaaagagagagaaagatcaCGGCAATATGAGACGTCTGATTGAACGATTCACGGGTCAAAGGAAGCTCATAGTAAGatagattgaataatattttattatcataattacaaatattaactTACAGGAgcgtttgatttggataatattttattatcaaaataaaaatattatcttgaagatagattacttaaaagattattgggtataaataattactatatttgataaaatttgataggtattgtgtttggttaaaggtaataaaagattactagtaaattattttatttaaatgcccttgaatataattatttttaaatattttttatattatttgttatattaattaaaaataaatttatttttatcttaaaaaattaataaattataatataattataataaactcaagattacctcggtaatatttaaatatctaaggtgaaggtggtaatcagattatcacctatattacctgtcacatcagtATTGGTAGTAGAAGagtactgtaatattttattactgacaaaccaaacaaagggataaaaaatagattaccaaagtaatcttaaaaaccgCTAACCAAACGTCCTCTAAAAGTTTCAAGGTAGATTAATGGCTATaagttattttatgtttaataaaatttgataaatttaaataagtataaataattattttttataagagataataaaaaaatattagtatattattttatttaaatttttttggatataattattctaaaatatttttatattatttgttatattaattaaaaataagattatttttatcttaaaaaattaataaatgagaatataattataataaaattaatattacatgagtaattttttaataaataagatagATATGATAATCATATTATCTGTTATATCGTCTGTTATATTACTATTAATAGTAAactgttattaaaa contains:
- the LOC123212799 gene encoding uncharacterized protein LOC123212799; translated protein: MAEASRARVTITLGRGGQVVKRSGLVSDVGFPDSLPAAGSKRSIRDRLGSNSDSSQVNHKRQKGDSCITNLANNGVDDVSIRKNDLRFKLMQKNLVRQAQSHYDRKFMDLREKLSRTGWPPLSKLDTLQCMPESKESSILGRIPLTGSADDLPPMSSSRNSYSAWTLDHIRRRSPERVFGSSRGPSPTRNVERLPNRPLSRTYDDVRTVPYMSKDVHNAPRPVSSSPYITKPALPSGSTKPAPPAPQLLGQPSMSVGVMPKSSYMGEEQQTVDGLLHSLGLGKYAIHFKAEEVDITALKQMGENDLKELGIPMGPRKKILLALLPRAKRQR